The Pseudomonas sp. Teo4 genome has a segment encoding these proteins:
- a CDS encoding type IV secretory system conjugative DNA transfer family protein has protein sequence MAPFKCGLLAACLLAASGAFAGQDAPPPDLSGVLTGSTNAAHESSIESDIPAIRLSSLKEAALGYGVRSGLARRSYEIGKMLSANESLLDGIFNFAALVLERNVMPPVLSYGQVSLNLPDTETIRVADATYRIESQARFVTAPTNWRDYLLHDFQYQVEVPATSLLPKNDAEKKVWEKYVSQGWDIGFKQADEIFGQSLARLERDYKGMVLYKSLLAKGMISKPYVAESKMGVTGNGNEININDRVLRITAKPQLQTNPAIWKPVAVPR, from the coding sequence ATGGCGCCGTTTAAGTGTGGTCTTTTGGCTGCTTGCCTGTTGGCCGCGTCTGGCGCATTCGCCGGACAGGATGCTCCGCCGCCGGACTTGTCGGGCGTCCTCACTGGAAGCACCAATGCAGCTCATGAATCGAGTATTGAAAGCGACATTCCGGCTATCCGTCTCAGCTCGTTGAAAGAAGCGGCTTTGGGATATGGCGTTCGAAGCGGTTTGGCTCGTCGATCCTATGAGATTGGCAAAATGCTGAGTGCCAACGAGTCGCTTCTCGACGGCATTTTTAATTTTGCCGCGCTAGTTCTTGAGCGAAATGTAATGCCCCCGGTTCTGTCCTACGGTCAAGTAAGTTTGAACTTGCCTGACACCGAAACTATCCGCGTCGCTGACGCTACTTACCGCATTGAGAGCCAAGCAAGATTTGTTACTGCGCCGACTAACTGGCGCGATTACTTGCTGCACGACTTCCAATATCAAGTAGAAGTCCCGGCCACGAGCCTGTTGCCGAAAAATGACGCCGAAAAGAAAGTATGGGAGAAATATGTCTCCCAAGGCTGGGATATCGGTTTCAAACAAGCTGATGAAATATTCGGTCAGTCGTTGGCTCGCTTGGAACGAGATTACAAAGGTATGGTTCTTTATAAGAGCCTTCTTGCCAAGGGCATGATTAGCAAGCCCTATGTTGCCGAGTCGAAGATGGGCGTTACCGGAAATGGGAACGAAATCAATATCAATGATCGAGTTCTTCGTATTACGGCGAAGCCGCAGCTGCAAACCAATCCGGCGATCTGGAAGCCGGTGGCGGTGCCGAGATGA
- a CDS encoding type IV pilus twitching motility protein PilT produces the protein MSSVTVARDRLTGYLMKGEAARFNDADFDQVLIHAMDMEASDVYFKTSRPVVARVHGRLVRLTTRPLQHAEVVRLVVLMYGANAEVELRKGTPLDQAFSVKVNREKDYRFRWCATGVRIDGAFGISVIMRELKEVPPAAREEEYHADLWRALFPLQGLVFITGETGAGKTTTLASWIRKIAEDPESDTHIVSFEAPIEYRLDSLATTSCEIDQSDVPADVASFALGVVNALRRDPDVILVGESRDAETIKAAVLAAQTGHLVLSTLHSNSVQTTFLRLIQACPVEELYSIMGAVIGNIEIIVCQRLVRSTDGRRCAVREHLVFNSYIRNELLKTAATNISLLPYRAGQLLAQFGQSMLQDAERLHAEGRIDQTQVDLFRAEGEAAEATSQAPFGVLEVAHA, from the coding sequence ATGAGCTCCGTGACCGTTGCTCGTGATCGGCTGACCGGCTATCTCATGAAAGGGGAGGCGGCTCGCTTCAACGATGCCGATTTCGACCAGGTGCTCATCCATGCAATGGACATGGAAGCGTCTGATGTCTACTTCAAGACTTCCCGCCCGGTGGTTGCCCGGGTGCATGGGCGACTGGTTCGCCTCACTACCAGGCCGCTGCAGCATGCTGAGGTGGTTCGTCTGGTGGTGCTGATGTACGGGGCTAACGCCGAGGTTGAACTTCGCAAGGGTACGCCGTTGGACCAGGCCTTCTCAGTGAAGGTCAACCGCGAGAAAGACTACCGTTTCCGCTGGTGTGCCACCGGCGTTCGCATTGATGGTGCTTTCGGCATCTCCGTGATCATGCGGGAGCTGAAAGAAGTTCCGCCTGCAGCGCGAGAGGAGGAGTACCACGCGGATCTCTGGCGGGCTCTGTTCCCACTGCAGGGTCTTGTCTTCATCACGGGGGAAACCGGCGCCGGCAAGACGACGACGCTCGCCTCGTGGATTCGCAAGATCGCCGAGGATCCCGAGTCCGACACGCACATTGTCTCGTTTGAGGCGCCGATCGAGTACCGCTTGGACTCCCTGGCAACCACGTCCTGTGAGATCGACCAGTCTGACGTGCCGGCCGACGTCGCTTCGTTCGCTCTGGGAGTCGTTAACGCACTGCGTCGCGATCCAGACGTAATCCTGGTAGGTGAGTCGCGGGACGCCGAAACCATCAAGGCGGCGGTGCTCGCAGCGCAAACGGGTCACCTCGTCCTCAGCACTCTTCATAGCAACAGCGTACAGACCACTTTCCTGCGGTTGATCCAGGCCTGCCCGGTCGAGGAGCTCTACTCGATCATGGGGGCTGTGATCGGGAACATCGAAATCATCGTCTGCCAGCGCTTGGTGCGCTCCACAGATGGTCGTCGTTGCGCTGTGCGGGAACACCTGGTGTTCAACAGCTACATCCGCAACGAGCTGCTCAAAACGGCCGCAACCAACATCTCGCTTCTGCCGTATCGCGCCGGCCAGCTGCTGGCCCAGTTCGGCCAGTCGATGTTGCAGGACGCGGAACGTCTGCACGCGGAAGGACGCATCGATCAAACGCAGGTGGATCTGTTCCGGGCGGAGGGCGAGGCGGCCGAGGCGACCTCGCAGGCGCCGTTCGGTGTGCTGGAGGTGGCTCATGCCTAG